The Faecalibaculum rodentium genome segment AAGAGCTTCGATGCCTTCGGGATTGTGGGCGCCGTCCACGACCTGGAGGGGATCCTGGCTGACAACCTGCATCCGTCCTGGCCAGAAGAAGTTCTTTTCTGCCTGTTCCAGCGGTTTCACAGGAATGTTCGCTGCCGTCAGCAGCGCTGCTGCCAGTCCCAGGTTGGCTTCCTGGTACTTTGGAAAGTCCTCGGGCAGCGAAAGAGCCGGAACTTTGGTCAGAAGAGTTCCGGCCTGGGCCGCTTCGCGGGAAAGAATTTCAAAAAGTGCCGGATCCTGTTCTGCGGTGAGTGCGGGAATGCCGGGTTTGAAGATGCCGGCTTTGGCTTTTGCGATTTCTTCCAAAGTGTTGCCCAGATACTGCATATGGTCCCGGCCGATGTTGGTGATTCCCGTCGCCAGGTAGTCCAGTGCGGTCGTCGCATCCCGCTCACCGCCAAGACCTGTCTCCATCAGCATGAGATCCACGCGGTTTTCCGCAAACCAGACCATGGCCATCCAGAGGTCGGCTTCGAACATTGTGAAGTCCTGTTCTTCAAACAGCGGCAGCCAGCGGTCGTAAATCTCTTCCCATTTGTCTGCCGGGATTGGCTGATGGTTGACAGCCATGCGTTCGAAATGACTGAACATATGGGGTGAGGTAAAGGTGCCGATGACAGGTCTGTCCGCCAGCAGTGAC includes the following:
- a CDS encoding bifunctional folylpolyglutamate synthase/dihydrofolate synthase, encoding MTLSEKIAALESRIGINRPPGQLRKLMEQHIPETLKIPAIQVAGTNGKGSTVTWMSLLADRPVIGTFTSPHMFSHFERMAVNHQPIPADKWEEIYDRWLPLFEEQDFTMFEADLWMAMVWFAENRVDLMLMETGLGGERDATTALDYLATGITNIGRDHMQYLGNTLEEIAKAKAGIFKPGIPALTAEQDPALFEILSREAAQAGTLLTKVPALSLPEDFPKYQEANLGLAAALLTAANIPVKPLEQAEKNFFWPGRMQVVSQDPLQVVDGAHNPEGIEALCRSLPGVDRIFFSVLADKQAPEMIRRLLETGKAVTLVRFDTRRLADLEELSAQFGLDLVSLEESLSSDKPALYCGSLKFAAAVLKGKHYDKHEF